A region from the Polaribacter sp. Hel1_33_78 genome encodes:
- a CDS encoding T9SS type A sorting domain-containing protein, which translates to MKNKILFICSVCLIVFAFIELSFLSTLGVPTVEDVYGGRIKAINGYSFHPDSTRIFVATKSANSVFYADVLSNSATPKIEQFKVVESLDNMNNFGSGIQNVQIHELSESIYFINSSNELYTTNISLTSANNTGFSSVNQLLIQDNYIFAAGAGQLNFGTLDVSNNFTAGSGSSISFPSVTNIFYFIIHPISNKMYIFSKGTSPQLFVSSDTYDNFSGATTFSDISPTLTSASVNWTGFGIGPDGRFFLGGNDNSSKFIAYSDDSGATYLEYNSFIIGTSGTNFDFSGTSTSYHVLFASMFSNNNGIDGTWSKFGTSSHYTHPNDGVVFVDPNNSNIYYSTSDQGLGISYNQGQNVSSADDGIEAVQVNDMEMTSDKKTGWIASKSGIRKVTNYDTSPVWTNSLWPNSDGSSYYSIAMKPSDDATAYAGNVRVYKTSNNGVNWTKVFTPENSPYNYPNVGTQIKALTICPFDENIVFAGVEIQGTDKGGLFISEDAGNTWSQVLLHSTSGSKDVDVRAISFTNESGTNNAYVGVDYTGAGSGYSIYKVTQTSGGWSVSQDMSSSGTSTGSVIVVTINDLDYNVNTNTIYATGTDAGTNHPVSYYKPLGGTNLWTVNTSSGFPTSTATINKQGKAIVHDGTNTLYCAVDHEIYYLTSSSSSWTLGYSYPVGTEINCLFYDELLVGTDTGLYAQADPSNTASIDDFESNLITTYPNPVNSENYLSITYDFEIQNPTFRITSLQGKLIKEYQKNYVVNSNNKSKIKIENISKGVYLLSMYSKKKKIITKKIIIE; encoded by the coding sequence ATGAAAAATAAAATACTATTTATCTGTTCAGTTTGCCTAATAGTTTTTGCTTTTATTGAACTCTCATTTCTTTCAACTTTAGGAGTGCCTACTGTTGAAGATGTTTATGGAGGAAGAATAAAAGCCATTAATGGATATTCATTTCATCCTGATTCTACAAGAATTTTTGTAGCAACGAAAAGTGCAAACTCAGTCTTTTATGCCGATGTTTTAAGCAACAGTGCTACTCCAAAAATTGAACAATTTAAGGTCGTTGAAAGTTTAGACAATATGAATAATTTTGGATCTGGTATTCAAAATGTGCAAATACATGAATTATCAGAAAGTATTTATTTTATAAACTCTTCTAATGAGTTATATACAACAAATATAAGTTTGACTTCAGCAAATAACACAGGATTTTCTTCAGTTAATCAATTACTAATACAAGATAATTATATTTTTGCAGCAGGTGCAGGACAGCTTAATTTTGGAACATTAGATGTTTCGAATAATTTTACAGCTGGGTCTGGTTCTTCAATTTCTTTCCCTTCAGTTACAAATATATTTTACTTCATAATTCATCCTATTTCAAACAAAATGTATATTTTTAGTAAAGGGACATCGCCTCAACTTTTTGTTTCATCAGATACTTATGATAATTTTTCAGGAGCAACAACATTTTCAGATATCTCTCCCACTCTAACAAGTGCTTCTGTAAATTGGACAGGTTTTGGTATAGGTCCTGATGGAAGATTCTTTTTAGGTGGAAATGATAATTCATCAAAATTCATTGCTTATTCTGATGATAGTGGTGCAACATATTTAGAATATAATTCTTTTATTATTGGAACGTCAGGAACTAATTTTGATTTTTCAGGGACTTCAACTTCATATCATGTGCTTTTTGCATCTATGTTCAGTAACAATAACGGGATTGATGGTACTTGGTCAAAATTTGGAACATCATCGCATTATACGCACCCTAATGATGGTGTTGTTTTTGTAGACCCAAATAATTCAAATATTTATTATTCGACATCAGATCAAGGATTGGGAATTTCATATAATCAAGGACAAAATGTTTCAAGTGCAGATGATGGTATTGAAGCCGTTCAGGTGAATGATATGGAAATGACTTCTGACAAAAAAACAGGTTGGATAGCGTCTAAATCTGGAATCAGAAAAGTAACAAATTATGATACATCTCCAGTATGGACAAATTCACTTTGGCCAAATAGTGATGGATCTAGTTATTATTCAATAGCAATGAAACCTTCTGATGATGCCACGGCGTATGCCGGTAATGTTAGAGTTTACAAAACCAGTAATAATGGTGTAAATTGGACAAAAGTATTTACCCCAGAAAATTCACCATACAACTATCCAAATGTTGGTACACAAATAAAAGCTTTAACAATCTGTCCTTTTGACGAAAATATTGTGTTTGCAGGAGTAGAAATTCAAGGAACAGATAAAGGGGGGTTATTTATTTCTGAGGATGCTGGAAATACTTGGTCACAAGTTTTATTACATTCAACATCTGGTAGCAAAGATGTTGACGTTAGAGCTATTTCTTTTACAAATGAATCTGGTACAAATAATGCTTATGTAGGTGTTGATTATACTGGAGCTGGTTCAGGATATAGTATTTATAAAGTTACTCAAACTTCTGGTGGATGGAGTGTGTCTCAAGATATGAGTTCATCAGGAACAAGCACAGGATCAGTTATTGTTGTTACAATTAATGATTTAGATTATAATGTTAATACCAATACAATTTATGCAACTGGAACAGATGCAGGAACAAATCATCCAGTTTCATATTACAAACCTTTAGGAGGTACTAATTTATGGACAGTAAATACCTCTTCTGGATTTCCAACGTCAACAGCTACAATAAATAAACAAGGAAAAGCTATTGTTCATGACGGAACAAATACTTTATATTGTGCAGTAGATCATGAAATTTATTATTTAACTAGCAGTTCTTCTTCATGGACATTAGGCTATTCTTACCCCGTAGGAACAGAAATTAATTGTTTATTTTATGATGAATTATTGGTCGGTACTGATACGGGATTATATGCACAAGCAGATCCAAGTAATACTGCAAGTATTGATGATTTTGAGTCTAATTTAATAACGACCTATCCAAACCCTGTAAATTCAGAGAACTATCTTAGTATAACATATGATTTTGAAATTCAAAATCCAACATTTAGAATTACTTCTCTACAAGGAAAATTGATAAAGGAATATCAAAAAAACTACGTTGTTAACTCTAATAATAAATCTAAAATCAAAATTGAAAATATCAGTAAGGGTGTTTACTTACTTTCCATGTATTCTAAAAAGAAAAAAATAATTACTAAAAAAATAATCATTGAATAA
- a CDS encoding amidohydrolase family protein, whose protein sequence is MKKTIYSLLFFFLIGNLNAQQTPADKQSTAISIEGATAHIGNGQVIENSLIIFNDGKITFVGSAMAKIARQGKVMNSKGKHVYPGFIAANASLGLVEIDAVKASADADEIGVNNPHIRSLIAYNAESKIVESMRPNGVLMAQITPRGGTISGTSSIVQLDAWNWEDAAIKVDDAIHLEWPSSFSSGRWWLGEDPALKPNKNYSKNIGNIRSYFMNAKNYLGSNNTKKHLPYESTKGLFTSSQSLFIHINGQREITDAITLFKELGIAKIVLVHGNEAEEVSDLLVKNNIPVIIDRPHRNPNSEDDAYDYTYTIAKVLTDKGVVVSLGMEGQMERMNTRNLPFYAGTLAAHGLDKEVALKLLTSNTAKILGIDDFVGTLEVGKDATLFISEGDALDMRTNILSDAFIQGRKISLETHQTKLWKRYSKKYKTK, encoded by the coding sequence ATGAAAAAAACAATATATAGTTTACTATTTTTCTTTTTAATAGGAAATTTAAATGCACAACAAACTCCAGCTGACAAGCAAAGCACAGCAATTTCTATTGAAGGTGCAACAGCCCATATAGGAAATGGACAAGTAATAGAAAATTCATTAATAATATTTAATGATGGTAAAATAACATTTGTAGGTTCTGCAATGGCTAAAATTGCAAGGCAAGGAAAAGTTATGAATTCCAAAGGGAAACACGTTTATCCTGGTTTTATTGCTGCAAATGCTTCACTTGGTTTGGTAGAAATCGATGCTGTAAAAGCTAGTGCAGATGCGGACGAAATAGGTGTAAATAACCCTCATATAAGAAGTTTAATCGCTTATAATGCCGAGAGTAAAATTGTCGAATCCATGAGACCAAATGGTGTATTAATGGCACAGATTACACCTAGAGGAGGAACTATTTCCGGAACCTCATCTATTGTGCAATTAGATGCTTGGAATTGGGAGGATGCGGCAATTAAAGTAGATGATGCTATTCATTTGGAATGGCCAAGTAGCTTTTCAAGTGGCAGATGGTGGTTAGGAGAAGATCCTGCTTTAAAACCAAATAAAAACTATTCTAAAAATATAGGGAACATAAGATCTTATTTTATGAATGCTAAAAATTATTTAGGAAGTAATAATACAAAGAAACATCTGCCTTATGAGTCTACAAAAGGTTTATTTACAAGTTCTCAGAGCTTGTTTATTCATATAAATGGACAAAGAGAAATTACAGATGCAATTACTCTTTTTAAAGAATTAGGCATTGCAAAAATTGTACTAGTTCATGGAAATGAAGCTGAAGAGGTTTCAGATTTATTAGTTAAAAACAATATTCCTGTTATCATAGATAGACCACATAGAAACCCAAATAGCGAAGATGATGCTTACGATTACACCTACACAATTGCTAAGGTTTTAACTGATAAGGGCGTCGTGGTAAGTCTAGGGATGGAAGGACAAATGGAAAGAATGAATACTAGAAATTTACCTTTTTATGCAGGCACATTAGCAGCTCATGGTTTAGATAAAGAAGTTGCTTTAAAATTGCTAACCTCTAACACCGCAAAAATTTTAGGAATAGATGATTTCGTTGGAACTTTAGAAGTTGGAAAAGATGCAACGTTATTTATTTCTGAAGGTGATGCTTTAGATATGAGAACAAATATTTTATCGGATGCTTTTATACAAGGAAGAAAAATTAGTTTAGAAACACATCAAACAAAACTTTGGAAACGGTATTCAAAAAAATACAAAACGAAATAA
- a CDS encoding amidohydrolase family protein: MKKILFLLFFLSLSVMHAQDYFPTDAGVKTVENTVFAFTNANIYVTHDEVIKKGTLLIKDGKVISIGKSIKIPKGTPTKDLNGKNIYPSFIDIYSDFGIAKPKRQSRSRTRQYESEREGYYWNDHIRPETNPVHDFKFDSKKAKSFIAAGFGVVNTHLQDGIIRGNGLLIALNPNSSNAYRILETKSAQYFSFSKSAKSKQAYPSSRMGAMALLRQVYNDADWYAKGNMKNKDLALEALNGNKDLIQIFETDNVLDALRADKVGDEFGVQYTIVGSGLEFERINDIKSTNANFIIPINFSAAYDVADPLLAQHISLGDMRKWNQEPSNLSVLSKNGINFALTTHKLKDVKSFHKNLQKAVEYGLNKEKALAALTSIPANIIGNKKIGNLKVGSYANFIITSGDVFDAKTTIHENWIQGDKNVINEMNIKDITGDYLLYVNNKNYGLSISGKGAKQTGVIKIGDKKIKSKFSFKNNWISITLNDEANFTRMLGKIINASNVMEGDAFDTEGRKSFWSASKQVKKDVKKKSLNKSKKTGITVLPITYPNIGFGNYVQPKTQTILVKNTTVWTSEDEGILENTDVLLKDGKIFKIGKELRERGATEIDGSGKHLTAGIVDEHSHIAASAINEGAQNSSAEVTIEDVVDPNDINIYRNISGGTTSAQILHGSANPIGGRSAIIKLKWGENADNMLYKNSPKFIKFALGENVKQSRSPNGTRFPQTRMGVEQMFVDYFTRAKEYEVKKRSGKPYRKDAEMETLVEILNGERYISCHSYVQSEINMLMKVADKMGFKINTFTHILEGYKVADKMAKHGVGGSTFSDWWAYKYEVNDAIPFNAAIMHNAGVTVAINSDDREMSRRLNQEAAKTIKYGGMSELEAWKTVTINPAKLLHIDDKVGSIKIGKDADVVLWSDHPMSIYAKVEKTIIEGKVFFDRAEDAKKRTAIKKEKSTLINMMLKEKIGGGKTKAPMKRKDRNFQCDTLEELKS, encoded by the coding sequence ATGAAAAAAATATTATTCTTACTCTTTTTCTTGTCGCTTTCTGTGATGCATGCGCAAGATTATTTCCCAACGGATGCAGGAGTAAAAACTGTAGAAAACACAGTTTTCGCATTTACAAATGCAAACATTTATGTAACGCATGACGAGGTTATTAAAAAAGGAACTTTACTTATTAAAGACGGTAAAGTAATCAGTATTGGTAAATCTATAAAAATACCGAAAGGCACTCCAACCAAAGATTTAAACGGAAAAAATATTTATCCATCTTTTATTGATATTTATTCTGATTTTGGAATTGCAAAGCCAAAAAGACAATCTAGATCTAGAACAAGACAATACGAATCTGAACGTGAGGGCTATTATTGGAATGATCATATTAGACCCGAAACAAACCCTGTTCATGATTTTAAGTTTGATTCAAAAAAAGCTAAAAGTTTTATTGCTGCCGGTTTTGGAGTTGTAAATACACATTTACAAGACGGAATTATTCGTGGAAATGGTTTATTAATTGCTTTAAATCCCAATTCTTCAAATGCTTACAGAATTTTAGAGACAAAATCTGCACAATATTTTTCATTCTCTAAAAGTGCAAAATCTAAACAAGCGTATCCATCCTCAAGAATGGGAGCTATGGCTTTATTGCGTCAAGTTTATAATGATGCAGATTGGTATGCGAAAGGGAACATGAAGAATAAAGATTTGGCCTTAGAAGCTTTAAATGGAAATAAAGATTTAATTCAAATTTTTGAAACAGATAATGTTTTAGATGCTTTAAGGGCAGATAAAGTTGGTGATGAATTTGGTGTTCAGTACACGATTGTTGGAAGCGGTCTGGAGTTTGAAAGAATAAATGATATTAAATCTACTAATGCAAATTTTATTATTCCTATTAATTTTAGTGCTGCTTATGATGTTGCAGATCCTTTATTAGCGCAACATATTTCTTTAGGAGATATGCGTAAATGGAATCAGGAGCCCTCAAATTTAAGTGTGCTTTCTAAAAACGGAATTAATTTTGCTTTAACAACTCATAAATTAAAGGATGTTAAATCTTTTCATAAAAACTTGCAAAAGGCTGTTGAATATGGTTTAAATAAAGAAAAAGCATTAGCTGCTTTAACTTCAATTCCTGCAAATATTATTGGAAACAAAAAAATAGGAAATTTAAAGGTAGGTAGTTATGCAAACTTTATAATTACTTCTGGAGATGTTTTTGACGCTAAAACTACTATTCATGAAAATTGGATTCAAGGAGATAAAAATGTAATTAATGAAATGAATATTAAAGATATTACGGGTGATTACTTGTTATATGTGAACAACAAAAATTATGGATTATCAATTTCAGGAAAAGGAGCTAAGCAAACTGGAGTTATTAAAATCGGAGATAAAAAAATTAAATCTAAATTCTCTTTTAAAAATAATTGGATTTCCATCACCTTAAACGATGAGGCTAATTTTACACGAATGTTAGGTAAAATAATAAACGCTTCAAATGTTATGGAAGGTGATGCTTTTGATACTGAAGGAAGGAAGTCTTTTTGGTCTGCCAGTAAACAAGTTAAGAAAGATGTCAAGAAAAAATCATTAAATAAATCAAAAAAAACAGGCATTACAGTTTTACCTATTACTTATCCTAATATTGGTTTTGGAAATTATGTCCAACCTAAAACACAAACTATATTAGTTAAAAATACTACTGTTTGGACGAGTGAAGATGAAGGAATTTTAGAAAATACAGATGTACTTTTGAAAGATGGAAAGATATTTAAAATTGGAAAAGAATTGCGAGAAAGAGGTGCCACAGAAATTGATGGATCTGGCAAACATTTAACTGCAGGTATCGTAGATGAACATTCACATATTGCAGCATCAGCTATTAATGAAGGAGCACAAAACTCATCTGCAGAAGTAACTATTGAAGATGTTGTAGATCCTAATGATATTAATATTTACAGAAATATTTCTGGAGGAACTACTTCTGCACAAATTTTACACGGGTCTGCTAATCCAATCGGCGGGCGCTCAGCAATCATCAAACTTAAATGGGGAGAAAATGCAGATAATATGCTGTATAAAAATTCTCCAAAATTCATAAAGTTTGCTTTAGGTGAAAATGTAAAACAGTCTAGAAGTCCAAATGGAACGCGTTTTCCGCAAACAAGAATGGGTGTTGAACAAATGTTTGTAGACTATTTTACGAGAGCTAAGGAATATGAAGTTAAAAAGAGAAGTGGAAAGCCATATAGAAAAGATGCAGAAATGGAAACTTTGGTTGAAATTTTAAACGGAGAACGTTATATATCTTGTCATTCTTATGTGCAATCGGAAATAAATATGCTAATGAAAGTTGCAGATAAAATGGGTTTTAAAATAAATACTTTTACTCATATATTAGAAGGTTATAAAGTTGCTGATAAAATGGCAAAGCATGGCGTTGGAGGATCAACTTTCTCAGATTGGTGGGCTTATAAATACGAAGTAAATGATGCTATTCCTTTTAATGCAGCAATCATGCATAATGCGGGAGTTACTGTGGCTATAAATTCAGATGATAGAGAAATGTCTAGACGTTTAAATCAAGAAGCTGCTAAAACCATAAAATATGGTGGAATGTCTGAATTAGAGGCTTGGAAAACGGTAACTATTAATCCTGCAAAATTATTACATATTGATGATAAAGTTGGAAGTATTAAAATAGGAAAAGATGCGGATGTTGTTCTTTGGAGCGATCACCCGATGTCTATTTATGCAAAAGTTGAGAAAACAATTATTGAAGGGAAAGTATTCTTTGACAGAGCTGAAGATGCTAAAAAACGTACAGCAATTAAAAAAGAAAAAAGCACATTAATTAATATGATGTTGAAAGAAAAAATAGGCGGAGGAAAAACCAAAGCACCTATGAAAAGAAAGGACAGAAACTTTCAATGCGATACTTTAGAAGAACTTAAAAGTTAG
- a CDS encoding DUF3810 domain-containing protein, with the protein MKLNKKHIVLTIFLPIQILLLQFAASNPAFVEFYYSNGIYPVISSFFRIILGWIPFSVGDLLVAFGVFIFIRFLIRLIKTRFKNFIPKIIHFTAVLSVIYFCFYLFWGLNYYRENLAKTLKYEQQEYTTEQLQKVTEHIIKKLNYYQHKITKSDTLKVENPYKQKEMYIMAATGYDNLSKDFPQLKYQFKSVKSSLMSLLQTYNGTSGYLNPLTGEAQVNDRIPKTSYPTTTCHEIAHQIGFAAENEANFVGFLAANYTNDLYFKYASYRMAFGYCISEMRKRDRNISKELWKTVNKGIAKDFNASYQFWQVYKNPFEPIVKKGYNAYLKANKQSKGVQSYNYVVDLLISYFQTSKNF; encoded by the coding sequence TTGAAACTTAACAAAAAACATATTGTTTTAACCATTTTTCTACCAATTCAGATTCTTTTGTTGCAATTTGCGGCAAGTAATCCTGCATTTGTAGAGTTTTATTACTCCAATGGAATTTATCCGGTTATTTCATCCTTTTTTAGAATTATTTTGGGTTGGATTCCTTTTTCAGTGGGAGACCTATTAGTAGCTTTTGGCGTATTTATTTTTATTCGGTTTTTAATTAGATTAATAAAAACTAGATTTAAAAACTTTATTCCTAAAATTATTCATTTTACAGCAGTTTTATCTGTCATTTATTTTTGCTTTTATCTTTTTTGGGGATTAAATTATTATCGAGAAAATTTGGCTAAAACTCTAAAGTATGAACAACAAGAATATACCACAGAACAACTTCAAAAAGTTACTGAACATATTATTAAAAAACTTAATTACTATCAGCACAAAATTACAAAGAGCGATACTTTAAAAGTTGAGAACCCTTATAAGCAAAAAGAAATGTATATAATGGCTGCTACTGGATATGATAACCTGTCTAAAGATTTTCCGCAGTTAAAATATCAATTTAAATCTGTAAAAAGTTCTTTAATGAGTTTATTACAGACCTATAACGGAACCTCTGGTTATTTGAATCCCTTGACCGGTGAAGCGCAGGTTAATGACAGAATTCCTAAAACAAGTTACCCTACAACTACCTGTCATGAAATAGCACATCAAATTGGTTTTGCGGCAGAAAATGAAGCAAATTTTGTTGGGTTTCTAGCAGCAAATTATACAAATGATCTTTATTTTAAATATGCAAGTTATAGAATGGCTTTTGGGTATTGTATTTCTGAAATGAGAAAACGTGATAGAAATATTTCTAAAGAGCTTTGGAAAACTGTAAACAAAGGAATTGCTAAAGATTTTAATGCAAGTTATCAGTTTTGGCAAGTTTATAAAAATCCTTTTGAACCTATTGTAAAAAAGGGCTATAATGCATACTTAAAAGCGAATAAGCAATCCAAAGGTGTACAATCTTATAACTATGTAGTTGACCTATTAATTTCTTATTTTCAAACTTCAAAGAATTTCTAG
- the dnaB gene encoding replicative DNA helicase, whose protein sequence is MEKTTPISGKKIDKSRLISLEKGKIPPQAVELEEAVLGAMMIDKKGIDDVIDILSSDAFYDSKHKEIYAAIYELFQNSEPIDLLTVSNLLKKNGKLEFVGGDFFLIRLTQKVASSAHIEFHARIILQKYIQRRLISISSEIIENAYDESTDVFDLLDDAEAKLFEVTQGNLKKSSEDAGSLVKQALQKIQEIGNQEGMSGLQTGFTKLDALTSGWQPSDLVIIAARPGMGKTAFVISMAKNMAIDFNHGVAVFSLEMSSVQLITRMISSETGLTSEKLRKGNLEPHEWEQLNVKVKKLSDAPIFIDDTPSLSIFDLRAKARRLVSQHNVRIIVIDYLQLMTAGGKSGGNREQEISMISRNLKALAKELAVPVIALSQLSRAVETRGGSKRPLLSDLRESGAIEQDADIVSFIFRPEYYGMTEWDDDEHTPCEGQGEFIVAKHRNGGLDNIRLKFTGHLAKFSDLEEGFSSEFQSSMNADFPDDVFPDQRIEPKDAFGGEDVPF, encoded by the coding sequence ATGGAAAAAACGACTCCTATATCAGGCAAAAAGATAGATAAATCGAGATTAATTAGTCTTGAAAAAGGAAAAATTCCTCCACAAGCAGTAGAATTAGAAGAAGCTGTATTAGGAGCAATGATGATTGATAAAAAAGGAATTGACGATGTTATAGACATTTTAAGTTCTGACGCTTTCTACGATTCGAAACATAAAGAAATTTATGCTGCAATTTATGAATTATTCCAAAACTCGGAACCCATAGATCTTTTAACAGTCTCTAATTTACTAAAAAAGAATGGAAAGTTAGAATTTGTGGGCGGTGATTTCTTTTTAATTCGTTTAACTCAAAAAGTAGCTTCTTCCGCACATATTGAATTCCATGCTAGAATCATTTTACAAAAGTATATTCAGCGGAGATTAATCTCAATTTCAAGTGAGATTATAGAAAACGCTTATGATGAAAGTACCGATGTTTTTGACTTGTTGGATGATGCTGAGGCCAAACTTTTTGAAGTTACACAAGGAAACCTAAAAAAGAGTTCTGAAGATGCTGGTTCTCTTGTAAAACAAGCACTTCAAAAAATTCAAGAAATAGGTAATCAAGAGGGAATGTCTGGTTTACAAACCGGTTTTACAAAATTAGATGCCTTAACTTCTGGATGGCAACCATCAGATTTAGTGATTATTGCTGCACGTCCTGGTATGGGAAAAACAGCATTTGTAATTTCAATGGCAAAGAATATGGCGATTGATTTTAATCATGGTGTTGCTGTATTTTCTTTAGAGATGTCCTCTGTGCAGTTAATTACACGTATGATTTCTTCAGAAACTGGCTTAACATCAGAGAAATTAAGAAAAGGAAATTTAGAACCTCATGAATGGGAACAATTAAATGTAAAAGTTAAAAAGCTTTCTGATGCACCCATTTTTATAGATGATACCCCATCACTTTCAATTTTCGATTTACGTGCTAAAGCACGAAGATTAGTCTCGCAGCACAATGTTAGAATTATTGTAATTGATTATTTACAATTAATGACAGCCGGGGGAAAATCAGGAGGGAATCGTGAGCAAGAAATCTCTATGATTTCTAGAAATTTAAAAGCATTGGCTAAAGAACTAGCAGTTCCTGTAATTGCGCTTTCACAGCTATCGCGAGCAGTAGAAACTCGTGGAGGTAGTAAAAGACCATTACTGTCAGATTTACGTGAATCTGGTGCCATTGAGCAAGATGCGGATATTGTATCCTTTATCTTTAGACCAGAGTATTATGGAATGACAGAATGGGATGACGATGAACATACGCCATGTGAAGGACAAGGTGAATTTATCGTTGCAAAACACAGAAACGGTGGATTGGATAATATTCGTTTAAAATTTACTGGACATTTAGCAAAGTTCTCTGACTTAGAAGAAGGTTTTAGTTCAGAATTTCAATCTTCTATGAATGCAGATTTCCCTGATGATGTTTTTCCAGATCAAAGAATAGAGCCTAAAGATGCTTTTGGTGGTGAGGATGTTCCTTTTTAA